Proteins co-encoded in one Oncorhynchus masou masou isolate Uvic2021 chromosome 22, UVic_Omas_1.1, whole genome shotgun sequence genomic window:
- the LOC135509303 gene encoding hepatocyte growth factor-like, with the protein MWIYNIIFTLLIVRYSECRRNALQDYQRSDGVRLVQLPDSALHTKSRKLSIVKCARGCSRNKILLFTCRAFLYDQKNRKCQWLSFDRNSPGVQSQHDFNYQLYQKKAYVQECIVGTGVNYRGRRSVTASGIRCQAWASPFPHEHNFLPRRNRKKELTNNYCRNPDNAISGPWCFTTDPNVRHQDCGVPECLQVECVSCNGESYRGPMDHTESGRECQRWDLEEPHKHLFHPKRYPDKGLDDNYCRNPDGRQRPWCFTLDAHTSWEYCNITACPSDSVGEVDVTTRCFLGRGEGYRGTVAVTPSGVTCQRWDSQYPHNHTYIPQDYRCKDLRENYCRNPDGLDLPWCFTSDPNVRKAFCTNIPRCGTQNTEPHDCYEGNGESYRGEVSRTRSGLPCSLWRDHSWDRDAAVLTVGQEASFCRNPDRDTHGPWCYTNSTAIPWDYCSIKPCEPSNNTIPQRVEVSNVSCFIHKTTRIVGGAPVAITDGSWMVSIQKRSSHWCGGSLIREEWVLTDRQCFSSCVPDLSEYRVWLGVSDLRGLAPNSSFRQEVSISHVICGPEGSNLALIRLAQPALPADSVHTIQLPVAGCSIADGSMCSMHGWGETKGTGHEGVLKVVHLPMISNERCSEQHRGNLHITDTKICAGGRKDEGVCERDYGGPLVCQEGESRVIVGVSVHGRGCARANRPGIFINVPFYTQWIHKVFRHYPEPQIN; encoded by the exons aGCGTTCTTGTATGATCAGAAAAACAGGAAATGCCAGTGGCTGTCGTTTGACAGGAACTCACCAGGAGTCCAAAGCCAACATGACTTCAACTACCAACTCTACCAGAAGAAAG CCTATGTGCAGGAGTGCATAGTGGGGACAGGAGTGAACTACAGAGGGAGAAGGTCTGTAACGGCCAGTGGAATCAGGTGCCAAGCCtgggcctctcctttccctcatGAACACAA TTTCCTACCAAGGAGGAACAGGAAGAAGGAGCTGACAAACAACTACTGTCGTAACCCTGACAACGCTATTTCAGGACCATGGTGCTTCACTACAGACCCCAACGTCAGACACCAGGACTGTGGAGTACCTGAGTGCTTACAAG TGGAGTGTGTGAGCTGTAATGGGGAAAGCTACAGAGGTCCCATGGATCACACAGAGTCGGGACGGGAGTGTCAACGCTGGGACCTAGAGGAACCACACAAACACCTCTTCCACCCcaagag GTATCCTGATAAAGGCCTAGATGACAACTATTGTAGGAACCCAGATGGACGTCAACGACCGTGGTGTTTCACCCTGGATGCACACACATCCTGGGAGTACTGCAACATCACAGCCTgcc CCTCAGACAGTGTGGGAGAGGTAGATGTGACTACCAGGTGTTTCCTGGGTCGAGGTGAGGGATACAGAGGGACAGTAGCAGTAACACCCAGTGGGGTGACCTGTCAACGTTGGGACTCACAGTACCcccacaaccacacatacatacccCAGGACTATCGCTGCAA agaCCTGAGGGAGAACTACTGCAGGAACCCTGACGGCCTTGACCTCCCATGGTGCTTCACTTCAGACCCTAACGTTCGCAAGGCATTCTGCACCAACATCCCCCGCTGTGGCACACAGAATACTGAACCCCATG ACTGCTACGAGGGCAATGGAGAGAGCTACAGGGGAGAGGTGTCTAGGACCAGGTCAGGTCTTCCCTGTTCCCTCTGGAGAGACCACAG TTGGGACAGAGATGCAGCGGTGCTGACTGTGGGACAGGAGGCGAGTTTCTGTAggaacccagacagagacacacatggCCCCTGGTGTTATACTAACAGCACTGCTATACCCTGGGACTACTGCAGCATCAAACCat GTGAACCATCAAATAACACCATTCCACAGAGAG TGGAGGTGTCCAATGTGTCATGTTTCATCCATAAGACGACCAGGATAGTAGGAGGAGCTCCAGTCGCCATCACAGACGGAAGCTGGATGGTCAGCATACAGaaacg GTCCAGTCACTGGTGTGGAGGTTCTCTCATACGAGAGGAGTGGGTCCTCACTGACAGACAATGCTTCTCCTCATG TGTTCCAGACCTGAGTGAGTATCGTGTGTGGTTAGGTGTATCAGACCTTCGTGGCTTGGCTCCTAACAGCTCCTTCAGACAGGAAGTCTCCATCTCCCATGTGATCTGTGGTCCTGAGGGCTCCAACCTGGCCCTCATACGGCTGGCCCA GCCTGCCCTCCCTGCAGACAGTGTCCACACCATTCAGCTGCCGGTGGCTGGGTGCTCCATTGCTGATGGCTCGATGTGTAGCATGCATGGATGGGGCGAGAccaaag GTACGGGTCATGAAGGTGTACTGAAAGTGGTCCATCTGCCCATGATCAGTAATGAGAGGTGTAGTGAACAACACAGAGGGAACCTCCACATCACAGACACCAAGATTTGCGCTGGGGGGAGGAAGGACGAGGGCGTCTGTGAG aGGGACTATGGCGGTCCCTTGGTGTgccaggaaggagagagcagggtcATAGTGGGGGTCAGTGTCCATGGCAGAGGCTGTGCCCGTGCCAATCGGCCTGGCATCTTCATCAACGTCCCCTTCTACACCCAGTGGATCCACAAGGTGTTCCGACACTACCCCGAACCTCAGATCAACTAG